The Afipia massiliensis genome has a segment encoding these proteins:
- a CDS encoding MBL fold metallo-hydrolase, which translates to MNVTRRRVFGLLAGAAVAVGLPSVWISRMKTYAGPLSDHFDGTYFFDPDGSPPKKLWEVLRWQITKQAARWPERAPSPYADTPPPQVTGEKVRFSYVGHASWLIQTAGLNILVDPVWSERASPVSFAGPKRVNDPGIAFDKLPPIDVVLVSHGHYDHLDARTLSKLAAKFSPRVITPLGNDVTMASNDAAIRAEAFDWNARVEIGNGMAVTLVATRHWTARGLFDRNKALWASFVLETPAGKLYLVADSGYGTGAHFRRVRETHGPLRAAILPIGAYEPRWFMREMHMNPEDAVKALADCGAEMALAHHHGTFQLTDEAIDAPVNDLATALDAAGVQRDKFVALKPGQVFEI; encoded by the coding sequence ATGAACGTCACCCGCCGCCGTGTTTTTGGTCTGCTTGCCGGCGCCGCGGTCGCCGTCGGGCTGCCGTCTGTCTGGATCTCCCGCATGAAAACCTACGCCGGTCCGCTGTCCGATCACTTCGACGGAACCTATTTTTTCGACCCCGATGGATCGCCGCCGAAGAAGCTCTGGGAGGTGCTGCGCTGGCAGATCACCAAACAGGCCGCCAGATGGCCCGAGCGCGCGCCGTCGCCCTATGCCGATACGCCGCCGCCGCAGGTCACCGGAGAGAAGGTGCGGTTTTCCTATGTCGGCCACGCAAGCTGGCTGATCCAGACCGCGGGCCTCAACATTCTGGTCGATCCGGTGTGGTCGGAGCGCGCGTCGCCGGTGAGCTTTGCCGGGCCGAAGCGCGTCAACGATCCCGGTATCGCCTTCGACAAGCTGCCGCCGATCGATGTGGTGCTGGTATCGCATGGACACTACGACCATCTCGACGCACGAACTTTGTCGAAGCTTGCCGCAAAGTTTTCGCCGCGCGTGATCACACCGCTCGGCAACGACGTGACGATGGCGTCGAACGACGCGGCGATCCGCGCGGAAGCGTTTGACTGGAATGCGCGGGTCGAGATCGGTAACGGCATGGCCGTCACGCTGGTGGCGACGCGTCACTGGACCGCGCGCGGGCTGTTCGATCGCAACAAGGCGCTGTGGGCGAGCTTCGTGCTGGAGACGCCGGCCGGAAAACTCTACCTCGTCGCCGATTCCGGCTATGGTACCGGCGCGCATTTCCGGCGTGTCCGCGAAACGCACGGCCCGCTGCGCGCGGCGATCCTGCCGATCGGCGCCTACGAGCCGCGCTGGTTCATGCGCGAAATGCACATGAACCCCGAGGATGCCGTGAAGGCGCTGGCCGACTGCGGAGCCGAGATGGCGTTGGCGCATCATCACGGCACGTTTCAGTTGACCGACGAGGCCATCGACGCGCCGGTCAACGATCTGGCGACGGCGCTCGATGCAGCGGGCGTTCAGCGCGACAAGTTCGTCGCGCTGAAGCCGGGTCAGGTGTTCGAGATTTAG